One Nicotiana tomentosiformis chromosome 4, ASM39032v3, whole genome shotgun sequence genomic window carries:
- the LOC138910172 gene encoding uncharacterized protein, which translates to MKKASEVPVRSWKDQRTIANLMEKVQDYDSLLAKTEKALDKAKEKIVQLNEKVESSKDRQVTKFEEERAQFEREKAYWVCSEAQLHAQFEEMRRYNREYQHADFDREMAQARLEQARLQAQLESALDCEIHIREIATTRQQQLPDRDQNFQHFKEQVHNLAVYTAQSYVNCQGMDYEKFLEHAPTFARHLAAELERMYRTLGGQQGQAPP; encoded by the coding sequence ATGAAGAAAGCCTCTGAAGTGCCAGTGAGAAGTTGGAAAGACCAGAGAACCATTGCCAATCTGATGGAAAAGGTGCAAGATTATGATTCCCTCTTGGCAAAGACTGAAAAGGCATTGGACAAAGCCAAGGAAAAGATCGTACAGCTAAATGAGAAGGTCGAATCAAGTAAGGATCGCCAAGTAACAAAATTTGAAGAAGAGAGGGCTCAATTCGAGAGAGAGAAGGCCTATTGGGTATGTTCAGAAGCTCAACTCCATGCACAATTCGAAGAAATGAGAAGGTACAATAGAGAATACCAGCATGCAGATTTTGATAGGGAGATGGCTCAGGCGAGACTCGAGCAGGCTAGACTTCAGGCTCAGTTGGAGTCAGCCTTAGATTGTGAGATCCACATAAGGGAGATAGCCACCACTCGCCAGCAACAGTTACCAGATCGAGACCAGAATTTCCagcacttcaaagagcaagtccaTAATTTGGCTGTTTATACTGCTCAAAGTTATGTGAACTGCCAAGGGATGgattatgagaagtttttggagCATGCACCTACTTTTGCCCGTCATCTTGCAGCAGAGTTAGAAAGGATGTACCGTACATTAGGGGGTCAACAAGGGCAAGCCCCACCATGA